The following are encoded together in the Bradysia coprophila strain Holo2 unplaced genomic scaffold, BU_Bcop_v1 contig_94, whole genome shotgun sequence genome:
- the LOC119084856 gene encoding UDP-glucosyltransferase 2-like, with protein sequence MRALCITVITCIWLLSLSESVDGAKILSFSFMSSKSHKITYEPLLRELARRGHQVTVLSPIASKNETNFVNIPTVDPDLAFGSAPNFFEMKQSMSPLITAIFNPFLMMRSLMTPVCQIGYALPIINKVLEEKWDLVFFTPLFNECLYGLVHKLNTSTVLYTQTTVPTWIADNLGSPNPPSYVSSMLVGYEERMSLWERMFNCFRTVFDWIVMNWFYFPRMEAIYRDAFNDPQMPGIKEIERNASILLMNSQISFSSPRPYLPDLIEVGGLHLVPAKPVQPKELDDFLNGGKDGFILFSMGSALQGVDMPENYRKLFLGAFSKLKQRVIWKWETEEMDDLPPNVKLSKWLPQQDVLGHKNIKLFLTHGGFGSTMEALYHGVPLVGIPMLGDQPSNMKKAEKKGFAIPLDFNTLTEEILLNAINKAINDPSYRQTVKKLSSVFLDQMEKPLDRAVFWIEYVLRHHGAVHLRSAARELNYFQYFSVDVFVIFVAIIVIDILILRAILKKCFSSKSKPGASKKKKAQ encoded by the exons ATGAGAGCTTTGTGCATTACTGTGATAACATGCATCTGGCTGTTAAGTTTAAGTGAAAGTGTCGACGGTGCcaaaattctttcattttcgttcATGTCCAGTAAAAGTCATAAAATCACTTACGAACCACTGCTTCGGGAACTGGCTCGAAGGGGCCATCAAGTGACGGTATTAAGTCCTATTGCATCGAAGAATGAAACGAATTTCGTTAACATTCCCACCGTTGATCCGGACCTAGCGTTCGGCAGCGCtccaaattttttcgaaatgaagcAATCTATGAGTCCGCTGATTACTGCTATATTCAATCCATTTCTCATGATGAGAAGCTTGATGACACCAGTCTGCCAAATAGGCTACGCACTTCCCATCATAAACAAAGTGTTGGAAGAAAAATGGGATTTGGTATTCTTTACACCGTTGTTCAACGAATGCTTGTATGGATTGGTTCATAAGCTCAACACCAGTACTGTACTCTATACACAAACAACCGTTCCGACTTGGATAGCTGACAATTTGGGTAGTCCAAATCCACCGTCTTACGTATCAAGTATGTTGGTTGGTTACGAAGAGCGAATGTCTCTATGGGAAAGAATGTTCAACTGCTTTCGAACAGTTTTCGACTGGATTGTAATGAATTGGTTTTATTTCCCAAGAATGGAGGCAATCTATCGCGATGCGTTCAATGACCCGCAGATGCCAGGAATTAAAGAAATCGAGAGAAACGCGAGTATTCTTCTAATGAATAGCCAGATCAGTTTCTCATCTCCACGACCTTATCTACCCGATTTGATTGAAGTTGGAGGATTGCATTTGGTGCCTGCAAAACCTGTACAGCCAAAG GAACTGGACGATTTTCTGAATGGAGGTAAAGACGGTTTCATACTGTTCAGTATGGGCTCTGCTCTACAAGGAGTTGACATGCCGGAAAACTACCGAAAACTGTTCCTCGGCGCTTTTTCCAAATTGAAGCAACGAGTTATTTGGAAATGGGAGACCGAAGAGATGGATGATCTCCCGCCGAACGTAAAGCTAAGCAAATGGCTTCCACAGCAAGATGTCTTAGGCCATAAAAACATTAAACTATTCCTAACGCACGGAGGTTTCGGAAGTACAATGGAAGCACTTTACCATGGAGTACCCTTAGTTGGCATACCAATGCTCGGGGATCAGCCCAGTAATATGAAGAAAGCGGAGAAAAAAGGATTTGCCATTCCGTTAGACTTCAATACGTTAACCGAAGAAATTCTTCTCAATGCAATTAACAAAGCCATCAATGATCCCAG CTATCGCCAAACCGTTAAAAAACTTTCGAGCGTTTTCTTAGACCAAATGGAAAAACCATTAGACCGAGCAGTTTTCTGGATTGAGTATGTACTTCGACACCACGGAGCCGTCCATTTGCGATCAGCAGCCAGAGAATTGAACTATTTCCAATATTTCTCGgttgatgtttttgttatttttgtagCCATAATtgttatcgatattttgattttgagagCAATATTGAAGAAATGCTTCAGCTCGAAGTCGAAACCAGGGGCCAGCAAGAAGAAGAAGGCCCAATAA